In Phycodurus eques isolate BA_2022a chromosome 23, UOR_Pequ_1.1, whole genome shotgun sequence, a genomic segment contains:
- the LOC133397983 gene encoding zinc finger protein 239-like isoform X2 has product MGGCDISKDERTKEHFSWLKLVNLTEHITEDLRTDQQEPEPLHIKEEVEDEEVHHIKEEEEPISIQKEERKLRPHISQEEEEDITKFPSTGVPLKSEDKVKSEESTGVEPPTSSSSQLMTIDGGGDHCGESQADGLLAPLSDSDDLTSHSDDGQSEVDMTFKTDNKQWKCSQCGKTLANQSTLKQHMRTHSGEKPFVCLHCGQRFSQKEHLKGHTRTHTGEKPFSCTVCGQRFSVKGYLKIHTRMHTGEKPFVCLHCGQRFSQKEHLKGHTRTHTGEKPFGCSVCGQRFTLKGHLKIHSRTHTGEKPFSCSVCGQRFSEQGSLKKHTRTHTGEKPFSCSVCGQRFTQKGNLNTHTRIHTGEKPFSCTVCCQRFSVKANLKIHTRTHAGEKSFS; this is encoded by the exons ATGGGTGGTTGTGACATCAGCAAAGATGAAAGGACAAAGGAACATTTCAGCTGGCTCAAGTTAGTCAATTTGACTGAGC ACATCACTGAAGATCTTCGTACTGACCagcaggagccagagccccttcacattaaagaggaagtggaggacgaagaggtccaccatatcaaagaggaagaggagcccatTTCGATTCAAAAAGAGGAGCGAAAACTGCGTCCCCACATCAgtcaggaagaggaggaggatatcaCCAAGTTTCCATCGACTGGTGTTCCTTTAAAGAGTGAAGACAAAGTTAAAAGTGAGGAGAGCACAGGGGTGGAGCCTCCAaccagcagctcaagtcaactcATGACAATAGACGGTggtggagaccactgtggagaatcacaagcagacggcctcttagcGCCGCTGTCAGACAGTGACGACCTGACGTCACACTCTGATGATGGACAGTCTGAAGTTGATATGACATTTAAgactgacaacaaacaatggaaatgttctcagtgtgggaaaacactTGCTAATCAGAGTACTTTGAAacaacacatgagaacacacagcggtgagaaaccttttgtctgcttacattgtggccaaagattctctcagaaggaacacttaaaaggacacacaagaacccacactggtgagaaacctttttcctgcactgtttgtggtcaaagattttctgtgaagggatacttaaaaatacacacaagaatgcacactggtgagaaaccttttgtctgcttacattgtggccaaagattctctcagaaggaacacttaaaaggacacacaagaacccacactggtgagaaaccttttggctgctcggtttgtggtcaaagattcactctgaagggacatttaaaaatacactcaagaacccacactggtgagaaacctttttcctgctcagtttgtggtcaaaggttcTCTGAACagggaagtttaaaaaaacacacaagaacgcacactggtgagaaacctttttcctgctcagtttgtggtcaacgattcactcagaagggaaacttaaacacgcacacaagaatacacactggggagaaacctttttcctgcaccgTTTGTTGTCAAAGATTTTCTGTTAAGGCAAacctaaaaatacacacaagaacgcacgcTGGTGAGAAATCCTTTTCCTGA